In Oryza sativa Japonica Group chromosome 2, ASM3414082v1, the following are encoded in one genomic region:
- the LOC4330773 gene encoding 7-deoxyloganetin glucosyltransferase, with protein MGSNSRLHAVLIPYPAQGHVTPLLHLAKVLHSRGFHVTFVNSEYNHHRLLRSRGTGALAGLDDFRFETIPDGLPPPSESDNDDVTQDIPTVCTSFLTHGPAAFGALLARLNSEPGTPPVSCVIPDGVMSFAQRVASDMGILAPAFWTTSACGFMGYLHYAELIDRGYVPLKDESYLTNGYLDTVLDWVPGMPGIRLRDMPSFIRTTDRDEFMLNFDSGEAQNARHAQGLILNTFDAVEHDVVDALRRIFPRVYTVGPLLTFAGAAAARRPEVGAIGGNLWKEDASCLRWLDAQQPGSVVYVNFGSITVMSPAHLAEFAWGLARCGRPFLWVIRPDLVASEKAMLPEEFVSETKERGIFLSWCPQEQVLEHPATGLFLTHSGWNSTLESISAGVPMICWPFFAEQMTNCRYACTKWDIGLEIDTDVKREEVARLVQEAMDGEKSKDMRAKAMAWKEKAVAATEEGGTSSAGIDRLVEFLLARGDHAS; from the exons ATGGGCTCAAACTCGCGCCTGCACGCCGTGCTCATCCCGTACCCGGCGCAGGGCCACGTCACGCCCCTCCTGCACCTCGCCAAGGTGCTCCACTCCAGGGGGTTCCACGTCACCTTCGTCAACTCCGAGTacaaccaccaccgcctcctccgttCCCGCGGCACCGGCGCGCTGGCCGGCCTCGACGACTTCCGGTTCGAGACCATCCCGGAcggcctgccgccgccgtccgaatcCGACAACGACGACGTCACGCAGGACATCCCCACGGTCTGCACGTCCTTCCTCACGCACGGCCCCGCGGCGTTCGGGGCCCTCCTGGCGCGGCTCAACAGCGAGCCCGGGACGCCGCCGGTGAGCTGCGTTATACCGGACGGCGTGATGAGCTTCGCACAGAGAGTGGCCAGCGACATGGGCATCCTTGCCCCGGCGTTCTGGACCACCAGCGCCTGCGGCTTCATGGGATATCTCCACTACGCCGAGCTCATCGACAGAGGCTACGTGCCACTCAAAG ATGAGAGCTACCTGACCAACGGATACCTCGACACCGTGCTCGACTGGGTGCCGGGGATGCCAGGCATCCGGCTGCGCGACATGCCCAGCTTCATCCGCACGACCGACCGGGACGAGTTCATGCTCAACTTCGACAGCGGCGAGGCGCAGAACGCGCGCCACGCGCAGGGCCTCATCCTCAACACGTTCGACGCGGTGGAGCACGACGTCGTCGACGCGCTGCGCCGCATCTTCCCGCGCGTGTACACAGTCGGCCCGCTCCTGACGTTCGCGGGGgccgcagcggcgcggcgccccGAGGTGGGCGCGATCGGCGGCAACCTCTGGAAGGAGGACGCGAGCTGCCTTCGGTGGCTGGACGCCCAGCAGCCCGGCTCGGTCGTGTACGTCAACTTCGGTAGCATCACCGTCATGTCGCCGGCTCATCTCGCCGAGTTCGCGTGGGGGTTGGCGCGCTGCGGCCGGCCATTCCTGTGGGTCATCAGGCCCGACCTCGTCGCCAGCGAGAAGGCCATGCTGCCGGAAGAGTTCGTCAGCGAGACCAAAGAGAGAGGGATCTTTCTGAGCTGGTGCCCGCAAGAGCAAGTCCTGGAGCATCCGGCGACCGGCCTGTTCTTGACGCATTCCGGCTGGAACTCGACGCTGGAGAGCATAAGCGCCGGCGTGCCGATGATCTGCTGGCCGTTCTTCGCCGAGCAGATGACCAACTGCCGCTACGCTTGCACCAAGTGGGACATTGGACTGGAAATTGACACCGACGtgaagagggaggaggtggcACGGCTCGTGCAAGAGGCCATGGATGGAGAGAAAAGCAAGGATATGAGAGCGAAAGCAATGGCGTGGAAGGAGAAAGCCGTGGCGGCAACGGAGGAAGGAGGCACTTCGAGCGCCGGAATAGATCGTTTGGTTGAATTTCTGCTTGCAAGAGGTGATCACGCAAGCTGa
- the LOC4330772 gene encoding probable RNA-binding protein ARP1: MAAASSSTSSAGSAAPAHAPAAGGAGGGGSSGVPNHRTRFGDTTLTKVFVGGLAWETPSKGLQDHFQQYGEILEAVVITDRETSRSKGYGFVTFREPESAREAVRNPNPTIGGRRANCNIASMGPPRPSPSRGRAPRGSLFPDQPHMGPQPYMGGRLPPQHMTAPPQQMYYHPQFGYWYPQDYPYQQHAVYNSQALQHYYPQLYGPTSPSTPSYQFMGYMPGALGPRAGFSPMQQQAPRPPFIQQPALQFDGGSFPPGPSLPPDFRLQLPPHALSRQPDETTGAQSAPPVSASAAATPTTDSKEASKTVESNSDLNTSN; the protein is encoded by the exons ATGGCTGCGGCCTCGTCATCGACGTCGTCCGCTGGGTCGGCAGCGCCGGCtcacgcgccggcggcgggaggtgccggcggcggcggcagcagcggggtACCGAACCACCGGACGCGGTTCGGCGACACCACGCTGACCAAGGTGTTCGTCGGCGGCCTGGCGTGGGAGACGCCGTCCAAGGGCCTGCAGGACCACTTTCAGCAATACGGCGAAATCCTCGAGGCCGTCGTCATCACCGATCGCGAGACCAGCCGCTCTAAGGGCTACGGATTC GTGACGTTCAGGGAGCCGGAGTCCGCGCGGGAGGCGGTGCGGAACCCGAACCCGACgatcggcggccggcgagccaACTGCAACATTGCGTCCATGGGGCCGCCgcgtccgtcgccgtcgcgag GGCGGGCCCCACGTGGGTCCCTCTTCCCGGATCAGCCACACATGGGCCCGCAGCCTTACATGGGCGGCCGGTTGCCGCCGCAGCATATGACGGCCCCACCTCAACAGATGTACTACCATCCTCAGTTCGG GTACTGGTACCCACAAGATTATCCTTACCAACAG CATGCCGTGTACAATTCACAAGCGCTACAGCATTACTACCCTCAGCTGTATGGTCCAACATCCCCTTCAACACCGTCGTACCAGTTTATGGGGTACATGCCGGGTGCCCTGGGTCCAAGGGCTGGCTTCTCTCCGATGCAGCAACAAGCTCCACGGCCACCTTTCATTCAGCAGCCTGCGCTGCAGTTCGACGGGGGCTCTTTCCCTCCAGGACCTTCTCTCCCACCGGATTTCAGACTCCAGTTGCCCCCTCATGCACTCTCAAGGCAACCAGATGAAACAACCG GTGCTCAATCAGCTCCGCCAGTCTCCGCGAGTGCAGCTGCAACTCCAACCACAGACAGCAAGGAAGCATCAAAGACTGTAGAATCAAATTCAGATCTAAACACCTCGAACTGA
- the LOC4330774 gene encoding 7-deoxyloganetin glucosyltransferase — protein MSSCEARRAHAVLIPQPAQGHVTPMLHLAKALHARGFFVTYVNSEYNHRRLLRSSGPGALAGAAGFRFEAVPDGMPESGNDDVTQDIAALCVSTTRHSAEPFRELLVRLNSTPGTPPVSCVIADGVMSFAQRVAEEMGILALVFWTTSACGFMGYLHFAELIRRGYVPLKDESDLTNGYLDTPIDWIPGMRGIRLKDVPSFIRTTDPDDVMLNFDGGEAQNARKARGLILNTYDALEQDVVDALRREFPRVYTVGPLPAFAKAAAGEVGAIGGNLWKEDTGCLRWLDAQQPGSVVYVNFGSITVMSPAHLAEFAWGLACCGRPFLWVIRPDLVSGEKAMLPEEFVGETKERGVLASWCPQELVLSHPSVGLFLTHCGWNSTLESICAGVPMICWPFFAEQPTNCRYVCDKWGVGMEIDSNVSRTEVARLVREAMEGERGKAMRVNAMVWKEKAKEATEEGGSSSRNLDRLIEFLHSSGSDAR, from the exons ATGAGCTCCTGCGAGGCGAGGCGGGCGCACGCGGTGCTCATCCCGCAGCCGGCGCAGGGCCACGTCACGCCCATGCTGCACCTCGCCAAGGCGCTGCACGCCAGGGGGTTCTTCGTCACCTACGTCAACTCCGAGTACAACCACCGCCGCCTGCTCCGGTCCAGCGGCCCTGGCGCGCTGGCCGGCGCCGCGGGCTTCCGTTTCGAGGCCGTGCCGGACGGCATGCCGGAGTCCGGCAACGACGACGTCACGCAGGACATCGCCGCGCTCTGCGTGTCCACCACCAGGCACAGCGCCGAGCCGTTCAGGGAGCTGTTGGTGAGGCTGAACAGCACGCCCGGGACGCCGCCGGTGAGCTGCGTCATAGCCGACGGCGTGATGAGCTTCGCGCAGAGGGTCGCCGAGGAGATGGGCATCCTGGCCTTGGTGTTCTGGACTACGAGCGCTTGCGGCTTCATGGGTTACCTCCACTTCGCCGAGCTCATCAGACGAGGCTATGTGCCACTCAAAG ACGAGAGTGACCTGACGAACGGATACCTGGACACTCCGATCGACTGGATCCCCGGGATGCGAGGCATCCGTCTCAAGGACGTGCCAAGTTTCATCAGAACGACCGATCCGGACGACGTCATGCTCAatttcgacggcggcgaggctcaGAACGCGCGCAAGGCCCGGGGGCTCATCCTCAACACGTACGACGCGCTGGAGCAAGACGTCGTCGACGCGCTGCGCCGCGAGTTCCCGCGTGTGTACACCGTCGGCCCGCTCCCGGCGTTCgccaaggccgccgccggcgaggtgggcgcGATCGGCGGCAACCTCTGGAAGGAGGACACGGGCTGCCTCCGGTGGCTGGACGCCCAGCAGCCTGGCTCCGTCGTGTACGTCAACTTCGGCAGCATCACCGTCATGTCGCCGGCTCATCTGGCCGAGTTCGCGTGGGGCCTAGCTTGCTGCGGCCGGCCGTTCTTGTGGGTCATCAGGCCGGACCTCGTCTCCGGCGAGAAGGCCATGCTGCCGGAGGAGTTCGTCGGCGAGACCAAAGAGAGGGGCGTTCTGGCGAGTTGGTGCCCGCAAGAGCTCGTCCTCTCGCACCCGTCCGTCGGCCTGTTCCTGacgcactgcgggtggaactcgacgCTGGAGAGCATATGCGCCGGCGTTCCGATGATCTGCTGGCCGTTCTTCGCCGAGCAGCCGACGAACTGCCGGTACGTGTGCGACAAGTGGGGGGTTGGGATGGAGATCGACAGCAACGTGAGCAGAACGGAGGTGGCGCGGCTCGTGCGCGAGGCgatggagggggagagaggcaaGGCCATGCGAGTGAACGCCATGGTGTGGAAGGAGAAAGCCAAGGAGGCGACAGAGGAAGGAGGTTCGTCGAGCAGAAATCTGGACCGTCTGATCGAATTCTTGCATTCTTCTGGGAGTGACGCTCGCTGA